Proteins encoded by one window of Cytobacillus sp. IB215665:
- a CDS encoding DUF1798 family protein: MENYEKLIKLTNMLKTFNNKCIGILEQRKELTHVEVDFYREVYPFANEVNKILDMWKTNAFQWINEQNPKYIYPLQIESTIENLQTLSVQVFYNEGKGKRLLNLHQSVDYLLNAMISELKEK; this comes from the coding sequence ATGGAAAATTACGAAAAATTAATAAAATTAACAAACATGTTAAAGACATTTAATAATAAATGCATAGGTATACTGGAGCAAAGAAAAGAGCTTACTCATGTTGAAGTTGATTTTTATCGTGAGGTATATCCGTTTGCTAATGAAGTTAATAAAATTCTTGATATGTGGAAAACCAATGCTTTCCAATGGATTAATGAACAAAACCCTAAGTATATTTATCCATTGCAAATTGAATCGACTATTGAAAATTTACAAACATTGTCTGTTCAAGTTTTTTATAATGAAGGTAAAGGGAAGCGTTTGTTAAACCTACATCAATCAGTTGATTATTTATTGAATGCGATGATAAGTGAACTTAAAGAAAAATAA